The nucleotide window TTTACCTCCTCGCAAGGGAGACAAGCGAGGCAGAAAACCTTAGGAGGTTCTCTCAGAGGATAGCCGAACACTTCAACGACGAGTTTCTTTCCAAAAACCCCTTTCAGAGCTGGGACGCCTTTTTTGAGTACCTCTCTCAAAAAAGCAAAGAAAGGCTGATAGTCATTATAGATGAATTTCCCTACCTTATGAAGGCAAATCCTGCCCTACCCTCCATCATTCAGGAGTACTGGGACTTAAAGCTGAGCAAAAGCCTGATTTATCTCATCATCTGTGGCTCAAGCGTCTCGATGATGGAGAGGCTCCTCGGATACAAGAGCCCTCTCTATGGAAGGAGGACAGCACAGCTGAAGGTGAATCCGCTGGGCTTCTTCGAGGCGAGGGCTTTTCTGCCAGGGTACCCGATTGGGGACTTTGTAAGAGCTTATGGAATCCTCGGGGGAACGCCGGCCTACCTGCTTGAGTTCGACGACTCAAAAAGCATCGAGGAGAATCTGAAAAGCTACTTCCGTCCGGACTCGTTCCTCTACGGCGACGCCCGCTTCGTCCTGATGGAGGAGCTCGACGAGCCAAGGAACTACTTTGCTATAATGGAATCTCTCGCGAGGGGAAAAACAACACTCGGCGAGATTATGAATGGGACTGGACTAGAGAGAGGAACCGTTGGAAAATACCTCAGTGTTCTGATGGACCTCGGCTTTGTGAGACGGGAGGTTCCCGTCACAGCGAGTAGAAAGAGCAGGAAGGGACGCTATTACATAGTCGATCCCTACTTCGCCTTCTGGTTCCGCTACGTTCATACCAACGAAGATT belongs to Thermococcus camini and includes:
- a CDS encoding ATP-binding protein, which encodes MFINRKTELSMLRERLGRGKAEFIVVYGRRRVGKTALLLEFLRQNGGVYLLARETSEAENLRRFSQRIAEHFNDEFLSKNPFQSWDAFFEYLSQKSKERLIVIIDEFPYLMKANPALPSIIQEYWDLKLSKSLIYLIICGSSVSMMERLLGYKSPLYGRRTAQLKVNPLGFFEARAFLPGYPIGDFVRAYGILGGTPAYLLEFDDSKSIEENLKSYFRPDSFLYGDARFVLMEELDEPRNYFAIMESLARGKTTLGEIMNGTGLERGTVGKYLSVLMDLGFVRREVPVTASRKSRKGRYYIVDPYFAFWFRYVHTNEDLVETEQGDLLAELVMDDLNEYLGWVFEEVARQFLIELNKTGKLPFRFTKIGRWWRKGEEIDLVALNEREKQALFVETKWKDLSKREARGVLKDLKRKAGLVELEGWEHYYGLVARGVEGKEGLREDGFVIWDLKDFERFVPSKGEF